Proteins encoded in a region of the Deinococcus aerius genome:
- a CDS encoding phosphotransferase family protein — translation MAPSVRAAWGVGTWTLHDGGLTVGREGVAQAQALSETAPKGFVWGEAELTPLPRAREWHRPGWPRRARERLDAALSSAGLTRIGEVVPIHQHDLVAVLRAETDVGPVYLKASDTGREAAVTALLSRTLPELLPPLLWSDGETGLLVSASGGELLDGVAELEVWEQALERLAQFQKEADAPTLAALGCPTWPLAEMTGRVDAFLSDVDTLRAWGLEQDQTRTLTEARPTIRAAFRELAALGLPDLPAHGDAHPRNALHGPRGSVWFDWSESASRAHPFMDAGWFLAFTLHPARARLPIRVAFPDLETRLSRTYLNALGCPEGGGALLRSLPLALLHRAAVYDHQFRDWEGTVPGWRPEYTPYYLKQAVRELARLT, via the coding sequence ATGGCCCCTTCTGTTCGCGCGGCCTGGGGCGTCGGGACGTGGACCCTGCATGACGGCGGCCTGACGGTGGGGCGGGAGGGAGTGGCGCAGGCGCAGGCCCTCTCGGAGACGGCCCCCAAAGGCTTCGTCTGGGGGGAGGCGGAGCTTACCCCGCTCCCACGCGCCCGGGAGTGGCACCGTCCAGGCTGGCCCCGGCGAGCGCGGGAGAGGCTGGACGCCGCCCTGAGTTCCGCCGGGCTGACTCGGATAGGCGAAGTGGTCCCCATCCATCAGCACGACCTTGTCGCCGTACTGCGGGCAGAAACGGACGTTGGCCCCGTATATCTCAAGGCGAGTGACACGGGGCGTGAGGCGGCGGTGACGGCCCTCCTGTCGCGCACGCTGCCGGAACTTCTCCCGCCCCTGCTCTGGAGTGACGGAGAAACGGGTCTCCTCGTCAGCGCCTCGGGGGGCGAGTTGCTGGACGGGGTGGCCGAACTGGAAGTTTGGGAACAAGCGTTGGAGCGCCTGGCCCAGTTTCAGAAAGAGGCTGATGCTCCCACCCTCGCCGCCCTGGGGTGTCCCACCTGGCCCCTGGCCGAGATGACGGGGCGGGTGGACGCCTTCCTGTCGGACGTGGACACCCTGCGGGCCTGGGGGCTGGAACAGGACCAGACCCGGACGCTGACGGAAGCCCGCCCCACCATCCGCGCGGCCTTTCGGGAACTGGCCGCCCTGGGCCTGCCCGACCTTCCCGCGCACGGGGACGCCCATCCCCGCAACGCCCTACATGGCCCGCGCGGCAGCGTGTGGTTCGACTGGAGCGAGTCGGCCAGCAGGGCACATCCCTTCATGGACGCGGGGTGGTTTCTGGCCTTCACGCTGCATCCGGCACGAGCCAGGCTGCCTATCCGCGTGGCGTTCCCCGACCTCGAAACGCGGCTCTCCCGCACCTACCTGAATGCCCTCGGTTGCCCGGAGGGGGGTGGGGCGCTGCTCCGAAGCCTCCCCCTCGCCCTGCTGCACCGCGCCGCCGTGTACGACCACCAGTTCCGGGATTGGGAGGGCACAGTTCCGGGGTGGCGGCCCGAGTACACACCCTACTACCTGAAGCAGGCCGTTCGGGAACTCGCGCGGCTGACTTGA
- the mutL gene encoding DNA mismatch repair endonuclease MutL — MTIHVLPPHISRLIAAGEVVSRPLDVVRELVENALDAGATRIEVEVEGGGLGLVRVRDNGAGIAADSVSLAPVRHATSKLEPEAGAVERVTTLGFRGEALWAAAQAGELHLVTRPAAQVGAAEVLAAGDDVTVRRTSAPAGTTVTVRNLFARLPARLRTQAPAAAEVREITALVGRYVLHHPGLHWRLTVDGEPRLTHAPADHRGAVASVYGPLSANRVLRVEAEGVSGVVSRPELTRARRDRMHFSVNGRPILAPPELEKAVIEGFAELLPSGVAPLCVLDLTVAPEDHNPNVHPAKQVVALADLPAVAARVREAVAEALMAHPLARSAPALIAPPEPQATPTSGNFPALTLVGVYQELYLLAQGEGDLWVVDAHAAHERALYERLTRDLTAAPPVELPEPELLHLTPEQVARLHERDADLRAWGLTIEDFGAGLARLRTLPAVLAALPVPRLHEQLVEAALGDSPDPRRHVLARLACAPALKAGMLDGGRGEAVLAALSACDQPWSCPHGRPTTLRLSERDLAHAFGRRGVRDVARGRDEVPGGKGR; from the coding sequence GTGACCATCCACGTCCTCCCCCCCCACATCTCGCGCCTGATCGCGGCGGGCGAGGTTGTGTCGCGCCCTCTGGACGTGGTGCGCGAACTCGTGGAGAACGCGCTCGACGCGGGCGCCACACGCATTGAGGTCGAGGTGGAGGGCGGCGGCCTGGGGCTGGTCCGGGTGCGGGACAACGGGGCGGGCATCGCGGCGGACTCGGTATCGCTTGCGCCCGTGCGCCATGCGACGAGCAAGCTGGAGCCGGAGGCGGGCGCGGTGGAGCGCGTCACCACCCTCGGCTTTCGCGGCGAGGCCCTGTGGGCGGCGGCGCAGGCGGGCGAGCTGCACCTGGTGACCCGCCCGGCGGCGCAGGTGGGGGCAGCGGAGGTGCTGGCGGCGGGTGACGACGTGACCGTGCGCCGCACCTCCGCCCCGGCGGGCACGACGGTGACGGTGAGGAACCTCTTCGCCCGCCTGCCCGCCCGGCTGCGGACTCAGGCTCCGGCAGCGGCCGAGGTGCGCGAGATCACGGCATTGGTCGGCCGCTACGTCCTCCACCACCCCGGCCTCCACTGGCGGCTGACGGTGGACGGCGAACCCCGATTGACCCATGCGCCCGCCGATCACCGTGGAGCGGTGGCAAGTGTGTACGGGCCGCTCAGCGCGAACCGCGTTCTGCGGGTGGAGGCGGAGGGTGTCAGCGGCGTCGTCTCCCGCCCCGAACTCACCCGGGCCCGGCGCGACCGGATGCACTTCAGCGTGAACGGGCGGCCCATCCTCGCGCCGCCGGAGCTGGAAAAGGCCGTCATTGAGGGTTTTGCCGAACTGCTGCCCTCCGGCGTGGCCCCGCTCTGTGTCCTCGACCTGACCGTGGCGCCCGAGGACCACAACCCCAACGTCCACCCGGCGAAGCAGGTCGTCGCCCTCGCTGACCTCCCCGCCGTGGCCGCGAGAGTGAGGGAGGCGGTGGCAGAGGCGCTGATGGCTCATCCCCTGGCCCGTTCCGCCCCCGCGCTGATCGCCCCGCCGGAACCCCAGGCGACCCCGACGAGTGGCAACTTTCCCGCCCTCACCCTCGTCGGCGTTTACCAGGAGCTGTACCTCCTCGCGCAGGGGGAGGGCGACCTGTGGGTGGTGGACGCCCACGCCGCGCACGAACGCGCCCTCTACGAACGCCTGACCCGCGACCTCACCGCTGCCCCGCCCGTCGAACTGCCTGAACCCGAGTTGCTGCACCTCACGCCCGAGCAGGTGGCGCGGCTGCATGAGCGGGATGCGGACCTGCGCGCCTGGGGCCTGACCATCGAGGATTTCGGGGCGGGGCTGGCCCGGCTGCGGACGCTCCCCGCCGTCCTCGCCGCGCTGCCCGTGCCCCGGCTGCACGAGCAACTCGTTGAGGCCGCGCTGGGCGACAGCCCTGACCCCCGCCGTCACGTCCTCGCCCGCCTCGCCTGCGCGCCCGCGCTCAAGGCCGGAATGCTGGACGGGGGGAGGGGAGAGGCCGTCCTCGCCGCCCTGTCCGCCTGTGACCAGCCCTGGTCGTGCCCCCACGGGCGCCCCACCACCCTGCGCCTCTCCGAGCGCGACCTCGCCCACGCCTTCGGGCGCCGGGGCGTGCGCGACGTGGCCCGGGGCCGGGACGAGGTGCCGGGCGGTAAGGGCAGGTAG
- the mutS gene encoding DNA mismatch repair protein MutS, which translates to MPVGVPQSVLKGTGSGVLPPMLEQYVALRDAHPDFLLLFQVGDFYETFGEDAERAARLLGIALTHKSSKDFSTPMAGVPVRALDSNVERLLAAGVRVAVADQIEEPGSGLVERRVTQLLTPGTVTEERHLTADENYLGAVATGDGYGLALLDVSTGEFRCAAFHTRTALYDELARHRAREVLLAPELSGNAALLADFQARFPVMLSPANFDEEGARAELKAVLGEVPGSLGSAALVRACGAVLGYARLTQQGRLEMVRRVVRFEPGAHMRLPDAAVRALEVFQAQSPQGVTLMDVLAETRTAGGRRRLRAWLRAPLLDELSIRSRLDAVETLTRASDLRGAVRALLYRAHDLERLAARVATRRASPREVASLARTLDLLPEAVKLLDAQDGLLAGIRARLGALPDVVTLIRAALVDDPPIRAGEGGLIRDGFHAELDGLRSEALGHRAWLAELETSERARTGIGSLKVGFNNVFGYYLEVNGPHLGKVPADYRQIATLKDRARFTRPDLREREREIARLELAAQRLELEVFTELRESLAAHAEGLAEAAGAVAELDVLTALAEIAVESGWVRPQTVSGRAHLVQARHPVVERATGGRFVPNDAELGPNRHTLLLTGPNMAGKSTYLRTVALCALLHQVGSFVPADRAELPIYDAIHTRIGASDDLAGGRSTFMVEMSELASILHGATHRSLVILDEVGRGTSTLDGLAIAQAALEHLHGTGAHTLFATHYFELTRLEAEHPGLVNLHVAAEEDEAAGGLTFYHQVIPGAARQSYGVEVARLAGLPAPVTTRAARLLTALNAGGDDRRLRRELAALDLSRLTPMQALEILHTWQREAQRAAEGGEREVRNL; encoded by the coding sequence ATGCCGGTGGGGGTGCCGCAGAGCGTCTTGAAGGGAACGGGGTCGGGGGTGCTGCCGCCGATGCTCGAACAGTACGTGGCGCTGCGCGACGCCCACCCCGATTTTTTGTTGCTCTTTCAGGTTGGGGACTTCTACGAGACCTTCGGGGAGGATGCCGAACGGGCCGCGCGGCTCCTCGGCATCGCCCTGACCCACAAGAGCAGCAAGGATTTCTCGACGCCGATGGCGGGGGTGCCCGTCCGCGCGCTCGACAGCAATGTGGAGCGGCTGCTCGCGGCGGGAGTGCGGGTCGCCGTCGCCGACCAGATTGAGGAGCCGGGCTCGGGGTTGGTGGAGCGCCGCGTCACGCAACTCCTCACACCAGGCACGGTGACGGAGGAGCGCCACCTCACCGCCGACGAGAACTATCTGGGGGCGGTGGCGACCGGGGACGGATATGGGCTGGCGCTGCTCGACGTGTCCACTGGCGAATTCCGCTGCGCCGCCTTTCATACGCGCACGGCGCTCTACGACGAACTCGCGCGGCACCGGGCGCGGGAGGTGCTGCTGGCGCCGGAACTCTCGGGCAATGCCGCTCTCCTGGCCGACTTCCAGGCCCGCTTCCCGGTCATGCTCTCGCCCGCCAACTTCGATGAGGAAGGGGCGCGGGCGGAGTTGAAGGCCGTGCTGGGCGAGGTGCCGGGCTCGCTCGGCTCGGCGGCGCTCGTGCGGGCGTGCGGGGCGGTTCTCGGGTACGCCCGCCTGACCCAGCAGGGGCGGCTGGAGATGGTGCGCCGGGTGGTGCGCTTCGAGCCGGGGGCGCATATGCGGCTGCCCGACGCGGCGGTGCGGGCGCTGGAGGTGTTCCAGGCGCAGTCGCCGCAGGGCGTCACGTTGATGGACGTGCTGGCGGAGACGCGCACGGCGGGTGGGCGGCGAAGACTTCGGGCCTGGCTGCGGGCGCCGCTTCTCGACGAACTCAGCATCCGCTCCCGGCTGGACGCGGTGGAGACGCTGACCCGCGCCTCCGACCTGCGGGGGGCGGTGCGGGCGCTGCTGTACCGGGCGCACGACCTCGAACGGCTGGCCGCACGGGTGGCGACCCGGCGGGCCTCCCCGCGCGAGGTGGCGTCGCTGGCCCGTACCCTCGACCTGCTCCCCGAGGCGGTGAAGCTGCTCGACGCGCAGGACGGCCTGCTCGCGGGTATCCGTGCCCGATTGGGTGCTCTGCCCGACGTGGTCACCCTGATCCGCGCCGCCCTGGTGGACGACCCGCCCATCCGCGCGGGCGAGGGCGGCCTGATCCGCGACGGCTTCCACGCCGAACTCGACGGTCTCCGTTCGGAGGCCCTGGGGCACCGCGCCTGGCTGGCCGAGCTGGAGACCAGCGAGCGCGCCCGCACCGGCATCGGCAGCCTGAAGGTGGGGTTCAACAATGTCTTCGGGTACTACCTGGAGGTGAATGGACCGCACCTGGGCAAGGTCCCCGCCGACTACCGCCAGATCGCCACCCTCAAGGACCGCGCCCGCTTTACCCGGCCCGACCTGCGCGAGCGCGAGCGCGAGATCGCCCGGCTGGAACTCGCCGCGCAGAGGCTCGAACTGGAGGTCTTCACCGAGCTGCGCGAGAGCCTGGCCGCCCATGCGGAGGGGCTGGCCGAGGCGGCGGGCGCGGTGGCGGAACTCGACGTGCTCACGGCCCTGGCGGAGATCGCGGTGGAGAGCGGTTGGGTGCGGCCCCAGACTGTTTCGGGCCGGGCGCATCTGGTTCAGGCCCGCCACCCCGTCGTCGAGCGGGCGACGGGCGGGCGTTTCGTGCCCAACGACGCCGAACTCGGGCCGAACCGCCACACCCTGCTCCTGACCGGGCCGAACATGGCGGGTAAAAGTACCTACCTCCGAACGGTCGCTCTCTGCGCCCTGCTCCATCAGGTGGGCTCCTTCGTGCCCGCCGACCGGGCGGAGCTGCCCATCTACGACGCCATCCACACGCGGATCGGGGCTTCGGACGACCTCGCCGGGGGCCGCTCCACCTTCATGGTCGAGATGAGCGAGCTGGCGAGCATCCTGCACGGGGCCACGCACCGCAGCCTCGTCATTCTCGACGAGGTGGGGCGCGGAACCTCCACCCTGGACGGCCTCGCCATCGCGCAGGCGGCGCTGGAACACCTGCACGGGACGGGGGCGCACACCCTCTTTGCCACCCACTACTTCGAGCTGACGCGGTTGGAAGCAGAACACCCGGGCCTGGTGAACCTGCACGTCGCCGCCGAGGAGGACGAGGCGGCGGGCGGGCTCACCTTCTACCATCAGGTGATTCCCGGCGCGGCCCGCCAGAGCTACGGGGTGGAGGTCGCCCGCCTCGCGGGGCTGCCTGCGCCCGTCACCACCCGCGCGGCCCGGCTCCTCACCGCCCTGAATGCCGGGGGCGACGACCGCAGGTTGCGGCGCGAACTCGCCGCGCTCGACCTCAGCCGCCTGACGCCCATGCAGGCGCTGGAAATCCTCCACACCTGGCAGCGGGAGGCGCAGCGGGCCGCCGAGGGCGGGGAGCGGGAGGTCAGGAACCTGTGA
- a CDS encoding 4a-hydroxytetrahydrobiopterin dehydratase, whose translation MSYHPYDPRMAYDPERRLTDGDVQELKPEGWWGDDGKIARDFAFDSYQAGVDFAVRVAALAEEQNHHPDILIRYRRVRLTFFTHTVGGVTLLDIEGARAVNDLWAGVTGA comes from the coding sequence ATGAGTTACCACCCCTACGACCCGCGCATGGCCTACGACCCGGAGCGCCGACTGACCGACGGCGACGTGCAGGAACTCAAGCCCGAAGGCTGGTGGGGCGACGACGGCAAAATAGCCCGCGACTTCGCGTTTGACAGCTACCAGGCGGGCGTGGACTTCGCGGTGCGGGTCGCCGCGCTGGCGGAGGAACAGAACCACCACCCCGACATCCTCATCCGCTACCGCCGGGTGCGCCTCACCTTCTTCACCCACACGGTGGGCGGGGTGACCCTGCTCGACATCGAGGGCGCGCGGGCCGTCAACGATCTGTGGGCCGGGGTGACCGGCGCTTGA
- a CDS encoding acyl-CoA thioesterase, with the protein MKLAIPDADVLWTALAPERKHEMEVTVGPGDLDDLNHVNNTVYLAWCEGVARAHALRLGMGTDALIALGAVPVARQHVINYHRPAVLGDRIRIRTAITVSAGVRSIRAYTLDRATQDGSDGERLAECQTEWVWVDPGNGRPKRTPREVLEAFGF; encoded by the coding sequence TTGAAACTCGCCATTCCCGACGCGGACGTGCTATGGACGGCCCTGGCACCCGAGCGCAAGCACGAGATGGAGGTCACCGTGGGACCCGGCGACCTCGACGACCTGAATCACGTGAACAACACGGTGTACCTTGCGTGGTGCGAGGGGGTGGCCCGTGCCCACGCCCTGCGCCTGGGCATGGGCACGGATGCGCTGATCGCGCTGGGCGCCGTACCGGTCGCCCGGCAGCACGTCATCAACTATCACCGACCCGCCGTGCTGGGGGACCGCATCCGCATCCGCACCGCCATCACCGTCAGCGCGGGCGTGCGCAGCATCCGCGCCTACACCCTCGACCGCGCGACCCAGGACGGCAGCGACGGCGAACGCCTCGCCGAATGCCAGACCGAGTGGGTCTGGGTGGACCCGGGAAACGGGCGCCCCAAGCGCACGCCCCGCGAGGTGCTGGAGGCGTTCGGGTTCTGA
- a CDS encoding MFS transporter: protein MQGTAVRAATRHATAVAVAVTAGHFINDAYGAMLTPLTPALQSRFGVSIAAVTLLSSVYSLTSSVLQPLLGILGERVDRRYAAALGPLLTGLGLTLMGFVPWFGALVLLVAASGFGSGFFHPAGAAYVALNSPPQKRGLWASLFSAGGTAGSALGPVFAGVGLAHLPWFGLIGVVTAILTFAVTPPGRAEGRRVALAEYGRIFRGPLVGLWAMAVLRSLASMGYNAMLPFILLARGFGTREVAVTLAVYAVASAVGGIVGGRASDRYGRVPVLRAAILATIPFFAVLILSSPANWWFYPLTFLVGAAVNASIPVGVVAAQEYAPGHVAVASSIMMGFSWGFAGLLVFLVGVLADATTPTVAALVSITLLIPSAFIAYRLPEPRRAEFR, encoded by the coding sequence ATGCAAGGGACCGCCGTTCGCGCCGCCACCCGCCACGCCACCGCCGTCGCCGTGGCGGTCACGGCGGGGCACTTCATCAACGACGCGTACGGCGCGATGCTCACGCCGCTCACCCCCGCCCTGCAAAGCCGCTTCGGGGTGTCCATCGCCGCCGTCACCCTGCTCTCCAGCGTGTACAGCCTGACGAGCAGCGTGTTGCAACCCCTCCTCGGCATCCTGGGGGAGCGGGTGGACCGCCGCTACGCCGCCGCGCTCGGCCCGCTGCTGACAGGCCTGGGCCTCACCCTGATGGGTTTCGTGCCGTGGTTCGGGGCGCTCGTGCTGCTGGTCGCCGCCTCGGGGTTCGGGAGCGGCTTCTTCCATCCGGCGGGGGCGGCCTACGTCGCGCTGAACAGTCCGCCGCAGAAGCGCGGGTTGTGGGCCAGCCTCTTCAGCGCGGGGGGCACGGCGGGCAGTGCACTCGGCCCCGTCTTTGCCGGGGTCGGCCTCGCGCATCTCCCCTGGTTCGGGCTGATCGGGGTGGTGACCGCGATCCTCACCTTCGCGGTCACGCCCCCCGGGCGGGCAGAGGGGCGGCGCGTGGCTCTGGCCGAGTACGGGCGCATCTTCCGGGGGCCGCTCGTGGGGCTCTGGGCGATGGCCGTGCTGCGCTCGCTCGCCAGCATGGGGTACAACGCGATGTTGCCCTTCATCCTGCTGGCCCGGGGCTTCGGGACGCGGGAGGTCGCGGTCACGCTCGCCGTGTACGCCGTTGCGAGCGCCGTCGGCGGCATCGTCGGCGGGCGGGCGAGCGACCGCTACGGGCGGGTCCCGGTGCTGCGGGCGGCGATCCTGGCCACCATCCCGTTCTTCGCCGTGCTGATCCTGTCGAGTCCGGCGAACTGGTGGTTCTACCCGCTCACGTTCCTGGTTGGGGCGGCGGTCAACGCGAGCATTCCGGTCGGGGTGGTCGCCGCGCAGGAGTATGCGCCGGGGCACGTTGCCGTCGCCAGTTCGATCATGATGGGTTTCTCGTGGGGGTTCGCGGGGTTGCTGGTGTTTCTGGTCGGGGTGCTGGCGGATGCCACGACGCCGACGGTGGCGGCGCTGGTCAGCATCACGCTGCTGATTCCCAGTGCGTTCATCGCGTACCGGTTGCCGGAGCCTCGGCGGGCGGAGTTCAGGTAG
- a CDS encoding isoprenylcysteine carboxyl methyltransferase family protein has translation MRARTLAPLIFGFLSVQRLLELRVARSNERWAREHGATEYGRDHYPLFFLLHPGWMLFTLLEGRRSGKGVNWAAFLLFLLAQPLRYWVIRTLGRYWNTRILIVPGGERVTGGPFRLLRHPNYAVVALEMASAPLSVGAWRTAVAFSLLNAALILLVRLPAEERALRGYQQ, from the coding sequence ATGCGTGCCCGCACCCTCGCCCCCCTGATCTTCGGCTTCCTGTCCGTCCAGCGCCTTCTCGAACTGCGGGTGGCCCGCTCGAACGAACGCTGGGCGCGCGAGCACGGGGCGACCGAGTACGGCCGGGACCACTACCCCCTCTTCTTCCTGCTGCACCCGGGCTGGATGCTGTTCACGCTGCTGGAGGGGCGGCGTTCGGGGAAAGGGGTGAACTGGGCCGCCTTCCTGCTGTTCCTGCTCGCGCAACCGCTGCGGTACTGGGTGATCCGCACCCTGGGCCGCTACTGGAACACCCGCATCCTGATCGTGCCGGGGGGAGAGCGGGTCACGGGCGGTCCCTTCCGCCTCCTGCGGCACCCCAACTACGCGGTGGTCGCGCTGGAGATGGCGTCGGCCCCCCTCAGCGTCGGGGCGTGGCGCACGGCGGTCGCCTTCAGCCTGCTCAACGCCGCGCTGATCCTGCTCGTCCGCCTCCCCGCCGAGGAGCGGGCGCTGCGGGGGTATCAGCAGTAA
- the meaB gene encoding methylmalonyl Co-A mutase-associated GTPase MeaB has translation MTAHPSTPRDLLPRFRAGDPRALARAITLAESGLDAARPLLRAAREIAASRGPGGTVVLGVTGSPGSGKSTLTDALIAHLRGQGKRVAVLAVDPSSPYSGGAILGDRIRMLRWHADEGVFVRSLASRGALGGLSPRTLPVLALLEGFRFDWVILETVGVGQSEVDVAAACDHTLLVLTPAGGDGVQAFKAGIMEIADVIAVNKADLPGADRTVRELMAAQGLGRHDASTWLAPVRRTVASRGEGVDKIVDAVLAHRAFLGEAGLHARRERRAEFEVRTLVQDRVLRRAREMSGDLYARVARGELDADTAADALLAGG, from the coding sequence TTGACCGCCCACCCCTCCACCCCCCGCGACCTGCTCCCCCGCTTCCGGGCGGGCGACCCCCGCGCCCTGGCCCGCGCGATCACCCTCGCCGAGAGCGGGCTGGACGCCGCCCGGCCCCTGCTGCGCGCGGCCCGCGAGATCGCCGCCTCCCGGGGACCCGGCGGCACCGTCGTCCTCGGCGTCACTGGCAGCCCCGGCAGCGGCAAGAGCACCCTGACGGACGCGCTGATCGCCCACCTGCGGGGGCAGGGAAAACGGGTCGCGGTGCTCGCGGTGGACCCCTCCAGCCCCTACTCGGGCGGGGCGATTCTCGGCGACCGCATCCGCATGCTGCGCTGGCACGCCGACGAGGGCGTCTTCGTGCGCTCGCTGGCGAGCCGGGGGGCGCTGGGCGGCCTGTCGCCGCGCACCCTGCCCGTCCTGGCGCTATTGGAGGGCTTCCGGTTCGACTGGGTGATCCTGGAGACGGTCGGCGTGGGCCAGTCGGAGGTGGACGTGGCCGCCGCCTGCGACCACACGCTGCTTGTCCTGACGCCCGCCGGGGGCGACGGGGTGCAGGCGTTCAAGGCCGGGATCATGGAGATCGCCGACGTGATCGCCGTGAACAAGGCCGACCTGCCCGGCGCCGACCGCACGGTGCGCGAGCTGATGGCCGCGCAGGGCCTCGGGCGGCACGACGCCTCGACCTGGCTCGCCCCCGTCCGCCGCACGGTCGCGTCCCGGGGCGAGGGCGTGGACAAGATCGTGGACGCCGTACTCGCCCACCGCGCCTTTCTGGGGGAAGCCGGACTCCACGCCCGCCGCGAGCGCCGCGCCGAGTTCGAGGTGCGGACGCTGGTGCAAGACCGCGTGCTGAGGCGCGCCCGCGAGATGAGCGGCGACCTCTACGCCCGTGTGGCCCGGGGAGAGCTGGACGCGGACACGGCGGCGGACGCGCTGCTGGCAGGAGGGTAA
- a CDS encoding histidine phosphatase family protein — translation MIRRRPPTGFLPPERRTATEFWVVRHGESTWNADGRYQGQTDVPLSHIGILQAATLAERLTGMHFDAVYSSDLARASQTAEMVAERLSGRPTVQLEPGLREIDVGELSGLVVADIEARFPEYLRALRADPWTTRRPGGESMEDLFARCAVAFDRLRARHAGGRVLVFTHGGVVRVAVGLALGGVPNHAWARLSVTNTSITRVLLGQNSGTLLGFNDDAHLEDLIEATEADDVLGQAP, via the coding sequence TTGATCCGCCGCCGTCCCCCCACCGGCTTCCTGCCCCCCGAGCGCCGCACGGCGACCGAGTTCTGGGTCGTGCGGCACGGCGAGAGCACCTGGAACGCCGACGGGCGCTACCAGGGGCAGACGGACGTGCCCCTCAGCCACATCGGGATTCTCCAGGCGGCCACCCTCGCCGAGCGCCTGACGGGGATGCACTTCGACGCCGTGTACTCCAGCGACCTCGCCCGCGCCTCCCAGACGGCCGAGATGGTCGCCGAGCGTTTGAGTGGGCGGCCCACGGTGCAGCTCGAACCCGGCCTGCGCGAGATCGACGTGGGCGAACTCAGCGGCCTCGTCGTCGCCGACATCGAGGCCCGCTTTCCCGAGTACCTGCGGGCCCTGCGCGCCGACCCCTGGACCACCCGCCGCCCGGGCGGGGAGAGCATGGAAGACCTCTTCGCCCGCTGCGCCGTGGCCTTTGACCGGCTGCGCGCCCGGCACGCGGGGGGCCGGGTCCTCGTCTTCACCCACGGGGGTGTGGTGCGGGTGGCGGTGGGCCTGGCGCTGGGCGGCGTGCCCAACCACGCCTGGGCGCGGCTGAGCGTCACGAACACCTCCATCACCCGGGTGCTGCTGGGCCAGAACAGCGGGACCCTCCTCGGCTTCAACGACGACGCGCACCTGGAGGACCTGATCGAGGCGACCGAGGCGGACGACGTGCTGGGGCAGGCGCCGTAG
- the purM gene encoding phosphoribosylformylglycinamidine cyclo-ligase: MTQGNTDAAEASTGASAYERAGVSIDAGHRAVALMKGAVARTHTPAVLGGIGGFGGLFRAAFGELADPVLVASTDGVGTKTKVAVRTGRFAGLGADIVNHCVNDILVQGARPLFFLDYVAMGRLLPERVAEVVTGAARACEALGVALLGGETAEMPGVYVEGELDIVGTIVGVVDRPRLIDGSRIEVGDAVIALPSTGLHTNGYSLARMALDKLDWTEASADLGGERLEDLLTVPHRAYLGAFDALLAADVDIRGMAHITGGGLIDNPPRVFPNGVGMRVDTSSWTVPPLFDLIVRRAGVERSEAFRALNMGVGFLFIVPGAQREEALTTLRTAGESPWVIGEMVTGSGVTLAEAP; the protein is encoded by the coding sequence ATGACGCAAGGCAACACGGACGCCGCCGAGGCCAGCACGGGGGCGTCAGCATACGAACGGGCGGGCGTGAGCATCGACGCGGGGCACCGGGCGGTCGCCCTGATGAAAGGCGCCGTGGCCCGCACCCACACGCCCGCCGTGCTGGGCGGAATCGGCGGCTTCGGGGGCCTCTTCCGCGCGGCGTTCGGTGAGCTGGCGGACCCGGTCCTTGTCGCCTCCACCGACGGGGTGGGCACGAAGACGAAGGTGGCGGTGCGCACGGGCCGGTTCGCGGGTCTGGGCGCCGACATCGTGAACCACTGCGTGAACGACATCCTGGTGCAGGGCGCGCGGCCCCTCTTCTTCCTCGACTACGTGGCGATGGGGCGGCTCCTGCCCGAGCGGGTGGCCGAGGTCGTGACGGGTGCGGCGCGGGCCTGCGAGGCCCTCGGCGTGGCCCTGCTGGGCGGCGAGACCGCCGAGATGCCCGGCGTGTATGTAGAGGGCGAACTCGACATCGTGGGCACGATTGTGGGCGTGGTGGACCGGCCCCGCCTCATCGACGGCTCCCGGATCGAGGTCGGGGATGCCGTGATCGCGCTTCCCAGTACAGGCCTGCACACGAACGGCTACAGCCTCGCGCGGATGGCGCTGGACAAGTTGGATTGGACTGAAGCCAGCGCGGACCTGGGCGGCGAGCGGCTGGAGGACCTGCTGACGGTCCCGCACCGGGCCTACCTGGGGGCCTTCGACGCACTCCTGGCCGCGGACGTGGACATCAGGGGCATGGCGCACATCACCGGGGGCGGTCTGATCGACAACCCGCCGCGCGTGTTCCCGAACGGGGTGGGGATGCGGGTGGATACCTCCTCGTGGACCGTGCCGCCCCTCTTCGACCTCATCGTGCGGCGGGCGGGCGTGGAGCGGTCCGAGGCTTTCCGGGCGCTCAACATGGGCGTGGGCTTCCTGTTCATCGTGCCCGGTGCCCAGCGGGAGGAGGCCCTGACGACCCTCCGCACGGCGGGCGAGTCGCCCTGGGTGATCGGCGAGATGGTGACCGGAAGCGGCGTGACCCTGGCGGAGGCCCCTTGA